The proteins below are encoded in one region of Streptomyces cyanogenus:
- a CDS encoding oligopeptide/dipeptide ABC transporter ATP-binding protein, producing MTAVVEVRDAHVVHRARTGGLFRRDRVYALTGADLSVAPGETVGVVGESGCGKSTLAKVLVGIERPVTGTVSFGGRELWAMPAAERRATVGAGTGMIFQDPSTALNRRLTVRRILRDPLDVHRRGTRAEREDRVRELMSLVGLPRALADALPGQLSGGQRQRVAIARALALDPALVVADEPTSALDVSVRAQILNLLLDLRERLGLALVFVSHDIQTVRRMSDRVITMYLGRIVEETPAGRVTDAARHPYTRALFSATPGLLDPVEPIPLSGPVPSATRPPSGCPFRTRCWKADAVCAASMPDFSAASRPGHRFRCHHPVQEDTPTRDLARQEP from the coding sequence GTGACCGCTGTCGTGGAGGTGCGGGACGCGCACGTCGTGCACAGGGCGCGCACCGGCGGCCTGTTCCGGCGGGACCGGGTGTACGCCCTGACCGGCGCCGATCTCTCCGTGGCGCCCGGTGAGACGGTCGGTGTGGTCGGCGAGTCGGGGTGCGGGAAGTCGACGCTGGCGAAGGTGCTGGTGGGCATCGAGCGGCCGGTGACCGGGACGGTGTCGTTCGGGGGGCGGGAACTGTGGGCGATGCCGGCCGCCGAGCGCCGGGCCACGGTCGGCGCGGGCACCGGCATGATCTTCCAGGACCCGTCGACCGCGCTGAACCGCCGGCTGACGGTCCGCCGCATCCTGCGCGATCCGCTGGACGTCCACCGGCGCGGCACCCGGGCCGAACGGGAGGACCGGGTGCGGGAGCTGATGAGCCTGGTGGGCCTTCCCCGGGCCCTCGCCGACGCCCTGCCGGGGCAGTTGTCCGGCGGACAGCGGCAGCGCGTCGCCATCGCCCGCGCGCTCGCCCTGGACCCGGCCCTGGTCGTCGCCGACGAGCCGACCAGCGCGCTGGACGTCTCGGTCCGCGCGCAGATCCTGAACCTGCTGCTCGACCTGAGGGAACGCCTCGGGCTGGCCCTGGTGTTCGTCTCGCACGACATCCAGACGGTACGGCGGATGAGCGACCGGGTGATCACCATGTACCTGGGCCGGATCGTGGAGGAGACCCCGGCCGGCCGGGTCACCGACGCCGCCCGGCACCCGTACACCCGCGCCCTGTTCTCGGCGACGCCCGGTCTGCTGGACCCGGTCGAGCCGATCCCGCTGAGCGGGCCGGTGCCCTCGGCCACCCGCCCGCCGAGCGGCTGCCCGTTCCGCACCCGCTGCTGGAAGGCCGACGCGGTCTGCGCCGCGTCGATGCCGGACTTCTCGGCCGCGTCACGGCCCGGACACCGCTTCCGGTGTCACCATCCTGTGCAGGAGGACACGCCGACCCGAGACCTAGCGCGCCAGGAGCCCTGA
- a CDS encoding ABC transporter permease — translation MTAVVRILLRRTALLVPLLLGIVLFVFLVMRFSDVDPASAFFQGANPTARQLHDFRERNGLLDPLPVRYVHFVGDLLHGDLGTSALTRAPVADQVTTALPLTLQLTFLGLGIAVVLALAGGVTAAVYRDRLPDQVIRVVSLVGVAAPGFWLALLMIQYLAVDRGWFPTGGYVNPADSVTGWLKTMALPAFALSLPVAAQLTRIVRTSVVEELDKDYVRTAVGSGLPPRVVVGRNVLRNALVNPLTVLGLRVGYLLGGAVVIETIFSLPGMGKLMIDAVQNGDPAVVQGVVLTTATGFVVVNLVIDILYLLVNPRLRTG, via the coding sequence ATGACGGCCGTCGTACGGATCCTGCTGCGCCGCACCGCCCTGCTCGTCCCGCTGCTCCTCGGCATCGTGCTGTTCGTGTTCCTGGTGATGCGGTTCTCGGACGTCGACCCCGCGTCCGCGTTCTTCCAGGGCGCCAACCCCACCGCCCGGCAACTGCACGACTTCCGGGAGCGCAACGGGCTGCTGGACCCGCTGCCCGTGCGGTACGTCCACTTCGTCGGCGACCTGCTCCACGGCGACCTCGGCACCAGCGCCCTCACGCGCGCGCCGGTGGCCGACCAGGTCACCACCGCGCTGCCGCTCACCCTCCAGCTGACCTTCCTCGGGCTGGGGATCGCGGTCGTGCTGGCGCTGGCCGGCGGGGTCACGGCGGCGGTGTACCGGGACCGGCTGCCGGACCAGGTCATCCGGGTCGTGTCGCTGGTCGGGGTGGCCGCGCCCGGGTTCTGGCTGGCGCTGCTGATGATCCAGTACCTGGCCGTGGACCGGGGCTGGTTCCCGACCGGCGGTTACGTCAACCCGGCCGACTCGGTCACCGGCTGGCTGAAGACCATGGCCCTGCCCGCCTTCGCGCTGTCCCTGCCGGTCGCCGCCCAGCTGACCCGGATCGTGCGGACCTCGGTGGTGGAGGAGCTGGACAAGGACTACGTGCGGACCGCCGTCGGGAGCGGGCTGCCGCCCCGGGTCGTCGTCGGCCGGAACGTGCTGCGCAACGCCCTGGTCAATCCGCTCACCGTGCTCGGGCTGCGGGTCGGCTATCTGCTCGGCGGCGCGGTCGTGATCGAGACGATCTTCTCCCTGCCCGGCATGGGCAAGCTGATGATCGACGCCGTGCAGAACGGCGATCCGGCGGTGGTGCAGGGGGTCGTCCTGACCACCGCGACCGGGTTCGTCGTCGTCAACCTCGTCATCGACATCCTGTATCTGCTGGTCAATCCACGTCTGAGGACGGGCTGA
- a CDS encoding TerB family tellurite resistance protein, translated as MLPVRGRDGRAARAVRILGTRIAWTPVGDGEFFCPGCGGDRNYQRLTGRRRLTLLGVPVLPRGATGPVVECAACGHHFGTEVLDHPTTRRFAAMLRDAVHTVALAVLAAGGTGSRTALETAAATVRAAGFADCTEDRLAALVEALAADTGRYFEQPCGAGLTIELHESLDPLAPHLAPAGREALLLQAARIALADGPYTPAERDALATVGAALTICSDDVTRLLAAARTPS; from the coding sequence GTGCTGCCAGTACGGGGACGAGACGGCCGTGCCGCCAGGGCTGTGCGCATCCTGGGCACCCGCATCGCGTGGACACCGGTGGGCGACGGCGAGTTCTTCTGCCCCGGCTGTGGCGGCGACCGCAACTACCAGCGGCTCACCGGGCGCCGCCGGCTCACCCTGCTCGGCGTGCCCGTGCTGCCGCGCGGGGCGACCGGACCGGTGGTGGAGTGCGCGGCCTGCGGGCACCACTTCGGCACCGAGGTGCTGGACCACCCCACCACCCGCCGCTTCGCCGCCATGCTCCGCGACGCCGTGCACACCGTCGCCCTCGCCGTGCTCGCCGCGGGCGGCACCGGTTCCCGTACGGCCCTGGAGACGGCCGCCGCCACGGTCCGCGCGGCCGGCTTCGCCGACTGCACCGAGGACCGGCTCGCCGCCCTGGTCGAGGCCCTCGCCGCCGACACCGGCCGCTACTTCGAGCAGCCGTGCGGGGCAGGGCTGACCATAGAGCTGCACGAGTCCCTGGACCCGCTGGCCCCCCACCTGGCCCCGGCCGGCCGGGAGGCCCTGCTCCTCCAGGCCGCCCGGATCGCCCTCGCCGACGGCCCCTACACCCCCGCCGAACGCGATGCCCTCGCCACCGTCGGCGCGGCCCTCACCATTTGCTCCGACGACGTGACCCGCCTGCTGGCCGCGGCCCGGACCCCGTCCTGA
- a CDS encoding sialidase family protein: protein MTPRSRSLLACLALLTSLTARSPAHAAPGGCASSVPYVAGQGGYAVYRIPAVVTSRQGTVLAFAEGRRSGVADSGDIDVVLRRSADGGCTWGPLAVVAAGQGDTRGNPAPVVDPRTGVIVLVTCANSGTATETQIMRGEAGPGPGRRVFVQRSGDDGRHFTAPRDITAQVRRPGWRWYATGPGHALALTRGPHSPGGGRPSRLLVPADHSAAPPAGSHDTGREDRYYGGHALYSDDLGHTWHLGFVDDTHDGRTNTNETGAAQLPDGRVYFSARDQNGTAPGNRLEAFSRDGGRTLDRPFTVQPALNAVPVVQGSVLQARGPGAPLLFSAPSVPTARRALALWAGRDAGRTFTRLRVLSDRPAAYSDLVQLAPGTIGVLYETGVHSPYESLEFRRLRLP from the coding sequence GTGACCCCGCGCAGCCGCTCGCTCCTCGCCTGCCTGGCCCTCCTCACCTCGCTCACCGCCCGGTCGCCCGCGCACGCCGCGCCCGGCGGCTGCGCCTCCTCCGTGCCGTACGTCGCCGGGCAGGGCGGCTACGCCGTCTACCGCATCCCGGCCGTGGTCACGAGCCGGCAGGGCACCGTCCTGGCCTTCGCCGAGGGCCGCCGGTCCGGGGTCGCCGACAGCGGTGACATCGACGTCGTCCTGCGCCGCTCCGCCGACGGCGGCTGCACCTGGGGCCCGCTCGCCGTGGTGGCTGCCGGACAGGGGGACACCCGGGGCAACCCGGCGCCCGTCGTCGACCCGCGCACCGGAGTGATCGTCCTGGTGACCTGCGCGAACAGCGGAACCGCGACGGAGACGCAGATCATGCGCGGCGAGGCGGGCCCGGGGCCGGGCCGCCGGGTCTTCGTGCAGCGCAGCGGGGACGACGGGCGGCACTTCACCGCCCCGCGGGACATCACCGCCCAGGTGAGGCGGCCGGGCTGGCGCTGGTACGCCACCGGCCCCGGCCACGCGCTCGCACTCACCCGGGGCCCGCACTCCCCCGGAGGGGGCCGCCCCAGCCGCCTCCTCGTCCCCGCCGACCACTCCGCGGCCCCGCCCGCCGGCTCCCACGACACCGGCCGGGAGGACAGGTACTACGGCGGCCACGCCCTCTACAGCGACGACCTCGGCCACACCTGGCACCTGGGCTTCGTGGACGACACCCACGACGGCCGGACCAACACGAACGAGACCGGTGCCGCCCAGCTCCCCGACGGCCGCGTCTACTTCAGCGCCCGCGACCAGAACGGCACCGCCCCCGGCAACCGCCTCGAAGCCTTCTCCCGCGACGGCGGCCGTACCCTGGACCGCCCCTTCACCGTCCAGCCGGCACTGAACGCCGTCCCCGTGGTCCAGGGCAGCGTCCTGCAGGCCCGCGGCCCCGGAGCGCCCCTGCTGTTCTCCGCGCCCTCCGTGCCGACCGCCCGCCGCGCCCTGGCCCTGTGGGCCGGCCGGGACGCCGGCCGCACCTTCACCCGGCTCCGCGTCCTCTCGGACCGCCCGGCCGCCTACTCCGACCTGGTCCAGCTCGCCCCCGGCACCATCGGCGTCCTCTACGAGACCGGCGTCCACAGCCCCTACGAGTCGCTGGAGTTCCGCAGACTCCGCCTGCCGTAG
- a CDS encoding dihydrodipicolinate synthase family protein, with product MTFQLTGVVPPVCTPLTPEREVDEPSLLRLVDFLVESGVHGLFLLGSTSEAAFLTDAQRRRVVAAVTAHVGGQLPVLAGAIDMTTPRVLDHVSAVTAAGAQAVVVTAPFYARTHPSEIVHHYRRIAAASPVPVIAYDIPVAVHTKLPADVVLGLAGDGVLAGLKDSSGDLAAFREIVAGARAHPGFSVLTGSELITDASLMLGADGAVPGLANVDPHGYVRLYRRCRAGDQAGARAEQERLCALFGMVGVGDPARMGGSSAALGAFKAALHLRGIIDCPVTAEPQVPLSGAEVEQVGKFLAAAGLLGPGPARR from the coding sequence ATGACCTTCCAGCTCACCGGTGTCGTACCGCCCGTCTGCACGCCCCTGACGCCGGAGCGGGAGGTGGACGAGCCCTCGCTGCTGCGCCTGGTCGACTTCCTGGTGGAGTCCGGGGTGCACGGGCTGTTCCTGCTCGGCTCGACCTCGGAGGCGGCCTTCCTCACCGACGCGCAGCGCCGACGGGTGGTGGCGGCCGTCACCGCGCACGTGGGCGGTCAGCTGCCCGTCCTCGCGGGCGCCATCGACATGACGACGCCGCGGGTCCTGGACCATGTCTCGGCGGTCACCGCGGCCGGCGCGCAGGCGGTCGTCGTCACCGCGCCCTTCTACGCCCGCACCCACCCCTCGGAGATCGTCCACCACTACCGCCGGATCGCCGCCGCCAGCCCGGTCCCGGTGATCGCCTACGACATCCCCGTCGCCGTGCACACCAAGCTCCCCGCCGACGTGGTGCTGGGGCTCGCCGGGGACGGCGTCCTGGCCGGTCTCAAGGACTCCAGCGGGGACCTGGCGGCCTTCCGGGAGATCGTCGCGGGAGCCCGGGCACACCCCGGGTTCAGTGTGCTGACCGGCTCGGAGCTGATCACCGACGCGTCGCTCATGCTGGGCGCCGACGGCGCGGTCCCGGGCCTGGCCAACGTGGACCCGCACGGGTACGTCCGCCTCTACCGCCGGTGCCGGGCGGGCGACCAGGCGGGCGCGCGGGCCGAACAGGAGCGGCTGTGCGCGCTGTTCGGGATGGTCGGTGTCGGCGATCCGGCGCGGATGGGGGGCAGCTCGGCGGCGCTGGGCGCGTTCAAGGCGGCACTGCATCTGCGCGGGATCATCGACTGCCCGGTGACCGCCGAGCCGCAGGTCCCGCTGTCCGGCGCGGAGGTCGAGCAGGTCGGCAAGTTCCTGGCGGCGGCCGGCCTGCTGGGACCGGGACCGGCCCGGCGCTGA
- the leuA gene encoding 2-isopropylmalate synthase — translation MANRQQPSPMPIHKYGRYEQVDIPDRTWPDQRITVAPRWLSTDLRDGNQALIDPMSPERKRRMFDQLVKMGYKEIEVGFPASGQTDFDFVRSIIEEEGAIPDDVTISVLTQAREDLIERTVESLKGARRATVHLYNATAPVFRRVVFRGSKDDIKQIAVDGTRLVMEYAEKLLGPETEFGYQYSPEIFTDTELDFALEVCEAVMDVWQPGPGREIILNLPATVERSTPSTHADRFEWMHRNLSRREYVCLSVHPHNDRGTAVAAAELALMAGADRIEGCLFGQGERTGNVDLVTLGMNLFSQGVDPQIDFSDIDEIRRVWEYCNQMEVHPRHPYVGDLVYTSFSGSHQDAIKKGFDAMEADARAKGVTVDDIEWAVPYLPIDPKDVGRSYEAVIRVNSQSGKGGISYVLKNDHKLDLPRRMQIEFSKLIQAKTDAEGGEITPKEIWAVFQDEYLPNPDNPWGRIQVRTGQSTTDTDGVDTLTVEATVDGEDTVLTGSGNGPISAFFDALQSIGIDVRLLDYQEHTMSEGASAQAASYIECAIDGKVLWGIGIDANTTRASLKAVVSAVNRAAR, via the coding sequence ATGGCCAACCGCCAGCAGCCCAGCCCCATGCCGATCCACAAGTACGGCCGCTACGAGCAGGTCGACATCCCGGACCGCACCTGGCCGGACCAGCGCATCACCGTCGCCCCCCGCTGGCTCTCCACCGACCTGCGCGACGGCAACCAGGCCCTGATCGACCCCATGTCGCCCGAGCGCAAGCGGCGCATGTTCGACCAGCTGGTGAAGATGGGCTACAAGGAGATCGAGGTCGGCTTCCCCGCCTCCGGCCAGACCGACTTCGACTTCGTGCGCTCGATCATCGAGGAAGAGGGCGCGATCCCCGACGACGTGACGATCTCCGTCCTGACCCAGGCCCGCGAGGACCTGATCGAGCGGACCGTGGAGTCCCTCAAGGGCGCCAGGCGCGCGACCGTCCACCTGTACAACGCCACCGCCCCGGTCTTCCGCCGGGTCGTGTTCCGCGGCTCCAAGGACGACATCAAGCAGATCGCCGTCGACGGCACCCGCCTGGTGATGGAGTACGCCGAGAAGCTGCTGGGCCCGGAGACCGAGTTCGGCTACCAGTACTCCCCGGAGATCTTCACCGACACCGAGCTGGACTTCGCGCTGGAGGTCTGCGAGGCGGTCATGGACGTCTGGCAGCCCGGCCCCGGCCGCGAGATCATCCTGAACCTGCCCGCCACCGTGGAGCGTTCGACGCCGTCCACGCACGCGGACCGCTTCGAGTGGATGCACCGCAACCTGTCCCGGCGCGAGTACGTCTGCCTGTCCGTCCACCCGCACAACGACCGCGGTACGGCCGTGGCGGCGGCCGAGCTGGCGCTGATGGCCGGCGCCGACCGCATCGAGGGCTGCCTGTTCGGGCAGGGCGAGCGCACCGGCAACGTCGACCTGGTCACCCTGGGCATGAACCTGTTCTCCCAGGGCGTCGACCCGCAGATCGACTTCTCCGACATCGACGAGATCCGCCGGGTGTGGGAGTACTGCAACCAGATGGAGGTCCACCCGCGCCACCCGTACGTGGGCGACCTGGTCTACACGTCCTTCTCCGGCTCCCACCAGGACGCCATCAAGAAGGGCTTCGACGCCATGGAGGCCGACGCCAGGGCCAAGGGCGTCACCGTCGACGACATCGAGTGGGCGGTGCCGTACCTGCCGATCGACCCGAAGGACGTCGGCCGCTCCTACGAGGCCGTCATCCGGGTCAACTCGCAGTCCGGCAAGGGCGGTATCTCCTACGTCCTGAAGAACGACCACAAGCTGGACCTGCCCCGCCGGATGCAGATCGAGTTCTCGAAGCTCATCCAGGCCAAGACCGACGCCGAGGGCGGCGAGATCACGCCGAAGGAGATCTGGGCGGTCTTCCAGGACGAGTACCTGCCGAACCCGGACAACCCCTGGGGCCGCATCCAGGTCAGGACCGGCCAGTCGACCACCGACACCGACGGCGTGGACACGCTGACCGTCGAGGCCACCGTCGACGGCGAGGACACCGTCCTGACCGGCTCCGGCAACGGTCCGATCTCGGCCTTCTTCGACGCCCTGCAGTCCATCGGCATCGACGTACGCCTGCTGGACTACCAGGAGCACACGATGAGCGAGGGCGCCTCCGCGCAGGCCGCCTCGTACATCGAATGCGCGATCGACGGCAAGGTTCTGTGGGGCATCGGCATCGACGCGAACACGACGCGTGCGTCGCTGAAGGCGGTCGTCTCGGCGGTCAACCGAGCCGCCCGCTGA
- a CDS encoding dipeptide/oligopeptide/nickel ABC transporter permease/ATP-binding protein, giving the protein MVTRAHIAERLSRPGVRLRGPRRLPLLSKAAVCFLAVVVLVAVLAPVLAPDDPLDQQDPAGGTGAPSAAHWMGQDSLGRDILSRLMYGARWSLAIGLGATGLALVAGALLGALAATSRKAVDETLMRCLDVVMAFPGIALAAVLVAVFGGGIGVLICAIAFLFTPPVARVVRANVLDQYGEDYVTAERVIGARTHHIVLRHVAVNCAAPVLVFCTVQVAEAIVFEASLSFIGAGVRPPDPSWGSVIADGKNMVLTGGWWATVFPGLLILLTVLSLNILSEGVSDAWAAPAPREVRAPQDRLETPEPGTGEVLALPGLAEAARRLRSRARPRPAPGGQPVLAVENLAIGFPDRHRGVDIVAGVGFEVYPGEVLGLVGESGCGKSLTALTVMGLQPKGARVSGQVRFRQRDLLAEPMRVRRRLLGHEMAMVYQDALSSLNPAMTVRAQLKQLVRRGGRRGPRELMELVGLDPDRTLRSYPHELSGGQRQRVLIAMALSRDPKLIVADEPTTALDVTVQAQVMELLLRLRAELGFALVLVSHDLALVADVTDRVVVMYGGQIVESGVTAGLVAAPAHHYTRGLLGSVLSLESAEERMTQIRGVVPSPADFPAGCRFADRCPLATEVCHTTAPVLAGTPVHTAACHHPAVALTSAESEEALQ; this is encoded by the coding sequence ATGGTCACGCGCGCGCACATCGCCGAACGGCTCTCCCGGCCCGGCGTCCGGCTGCGCGGCCCGCGCCGGCTGCCGCTGCTGTCGAAGGCCGCCGTCTGCTTCCTCGCCGTGGTCGTCCTGGTCGCCGTACTCGCGCCGGTGCTGGCGCCGGACGATCCGCTCGACCAGCAGGACCCGGCCGGCGGGACCGGGGCGCCGTCGGCCGCGCACTGGATGGGGCAGGACAGCCTGGGCCGGGACATCCTGAGCCGGCTGATGTACGGGGCCCGCTGGTCGCTGGCGATCGGGCTGGGCGCGACCGGGCTCGCGCTCGTGGCCGGCGCCCTCCTCGGGGCGCTCGCCGCCACGTCCCGCAAGGCCGTCGACGAGACGCTGATGCGCTGCCTGGACGTGGTGATGGCGTTCCCGGGCATCGCGCTCGCCGCCGTCCTGGTGGCCGTGTTCGGCGGCGGGATCGGGGTGCTGATCTGCGCCATCGCCTTCCTGTTCACCCCGCCCGTGGCCCGGGTGGTGCGGGCCAACGTGCTGGACCAGTACGGCGAGGACTACGTCACCGCCGAGCGGGTCATCGGCGCCCGCACCCACCACATCGTGCTGCGCCACGTGGCCGTCAACTGCGCGGCGCCGGTGCTGGTGTTCTGCACGGTCCAGGTCGCCGAGGCCATCGTCTTCGAGGCCTCGCTGTCCTTCATCGGCGCGGGCGTCCGGCCGCCCGACCCGTCCTGGGGCAGTGTCATCGCCGACGGCAAGAACATGGTGCTGACCGGCGGCTGGTGGGCGACCGTCTTCCCGGGGCTGCTGATCCTGCTCACCGTGCTGTCGCTGAACATCCTCTCCGAGGGCGTGTCGGACGCCTGGGCCGCGCCCGCCCCCCGGGAGGTGCGGGCGCCGCAGGACCGCCTGGAGACGCCCGAGCCCGGCACCGGCGAGGTGCTCGCGCTGCCCGGTCTCGCCGAGGCCGCCCGGCGGCTGCGCTCCCGGGCCCGGCCGCGCCCCGCCCCCGGCGGGCAGCCGGTGCTCGCCGTGGAGAACCTCGCCATCGGCTTTCCGGACCGGCACCGGGGTGTGGACATCGTGGCCGGGGTCGGCTTCGAGGTGTATCCCGGTGAAGTGCTCGGCCTGGTGGGCGAGTCGGGCTGCGGCAAGTCGCTGACCGCGCTCACCGTCATGGGGCTCCAGCCGAAGGGCGCCCGGGTCAGCGGGCAGGTGCGGTTCCGGCAGCGGGACCTGCTGGCCGAGCCGATGCGGGTGCGGCGGCGGCTGCTCGGCCACGAGATGGCCATGGTGTACCAGGACGCGCTGTCCTCGCTGAACCCGGCGATGACCGTCCGCGCCCAGCTGAAACAGCTGGTCCGGCGCGGGGGCAGGCGCGGTCCGCGCGAGCTGATGGAGCTGGTCGGCCTGGACCCCGACCGCACCCTGCGCAGCTATCCGCACGAGCTGTCCGGCGGGCAGCGCCAGCGCGTGCTCATCGCGATGGCGCTCTCCCGCGACCCGAAGCTGATCGTCGCCGACGAGCCGACCACCGCCCTGGACGTCACCGTGCAGGCCCAGGTGATGGAGCTGCTGCTGCGGCTGCGTGCGGAGCTGGGCTTCGCGCTGGTCCTGGTCTCGCACGACCTGGCGCTGGTCGCCGACGTCACCGACCGGGTGGTGGTGATGTACGGCGGGCAGATCGTGGAGTCCGGGGTGACCGCCGGCCTGGTGGCGGCACCGGCCCACCACTACACGCGCGGCCTGCTGGGCAGTGTGCTCTCGCTGGAGTCGGCCGAGGAGCGGATGACGCAGATCAGGGGGGTCGTGCCGTCCCCCGCCGACTTCCCGGCGGGCTGCCGGTTCGCCGACCGCTGCCCGCTCGCCACCGAGGTGTGCCACACGACCGCCCCGGTCCTCGCCGGCACCCCGGTGCACACGGCCGCCTGCCACCATCCGGCGGTGGCGCTGACCTCGGCGGAGAGCGAGGAGGCCCTGCAGTGA
- a CDS encoding ABC transporter substrate-binding protein, producing the protein MRGLGATGAVVALPPALTACSAGPESTNETGGGGTGKDRTLTAVIGYGNDGSWDPTQTASAFAMAANNHIYEGLLDTDPITRAPYPALATAVPRDPSATTWRFTLRSGATFHDGRPVTADDVVFVFDRILDPGTQTLAKGFFASWLDSVRKTGPRTVELTLRFPFPDGLARLTLAKVMPRHVFSRPGAWDDAVKGLAVGSGPYRQTAHHPKSNTTFEAFAAYNGPRRPAFRKMNWLTIVDAASRVAKISGTGAGAQIADNIPYANIPRLEQGGLKVAGGAGMNNLFLMFNTRHKPFDDVRVRQALHYAIDTEKMVQVALKGHGKPASSFLDEANPCHRRARTVYDHDPARARALLEAAGVTDLKVEILAVNVSWIVDCLPTIKSSWDAIGVRTTLAPQETTAVFTKLDQRQDYQVVAAASNPNQFGLDADLIMHYNYGPGNLWMQYTRWAGHPVARQLFKDMDRATREPDPARKKAIIQDYLDVVAEQAVLYPVVHNELMTAWDPRRLSGIRAQPYPGINLLQAKWV; encoded by the coding sequence CTGAGAGGCCTCGGCGCGACCGGCGCCGTCGTCGCTCTCCCGCCTGCCCTGACCGCATGTTCCGCCGGTCCCGAGTCCACCAACGAGACCGGAGGCGGCGGGACCGGCAAGGACCGGACGCTGACCGCCGTGATCGGGTACGGCAACGACGGCAGCTGGGACCCGACACAGACCGCGTCGGCGTTCGCGATGGCCGCCAACAACCACATCTACGAGGGGCTGCTGGACACCGACCCGATCACCCGGGCCCCCTACCCCGCGCTCGCCACCGCGGTGCCCCGCGACCCCTCCGCCACCACCTGGCGGTTCACGCTCCGCTCCGGTGCCACCTTCCACGACGGCAGGCCCGTCACCGCCGACGACGTCGTGTTCGTCTTCGACCGGATTCTCGATCCGGGCACCCAGACCCTCGCCAAGGGCTTCTTCGCCTCCTGGCTGGACTCGGTCCGCAAGACCGGCCCGCGCACCGTCGAACTCACCCTCAGGTTCCCCTTCCCGGACGGCCTCGCCCGGCTCACCCTCGCCAAGGTCATGCCGCGGCACGTGTTCTCCCGGCCCGGCGCCTGGGACGACGCCGTCAAGGGGCTGGCCGTGGGCTCGGGGCCGTACCGGCAGACCGCGCACCACCCGAAGTCGAACACGACCTTCGAGGCGTTCGCCGCCTACAACGGCCCGCGCCGGCCGGCCTTCCGGAAGATGAACTGGCTGACCATCGTGGACGCGGCCTCGCGCGTCGCGAAGATCTCCGGGACCGGAGCCGGCGCCCAGATCGCCGACAACATCCCCTACGCCAACATCCCCCGCCTGGAGCAGGGCGGTCTGAAGGTGGCCGGCGGTGCCGGGATGAACAACCTCTTCCTGATGTTCAACACCCGGCACAAGCCCTTCGACGACGTCCGCGTCCGGCAGGCGCTGCACTACGCCATCGACACCGAGAAGATGGTGCAGGTCGCGCTGAAGGGACACGGGAAGCCCGCGTCCTCGTTCCTCGACGAGGCCAACCCGTGCCACCGGCGCGCCAGGACGGTCTACGACCACGATCCCGCCAGGGCCAGGGCGCTCCTCGAAGCCGCCGGGGTCACCGACCTGAAGGTCGAGATCCTCGCGGTGAACGTCAGTTGGATCGTGGACTGCCTGCCGACCATCAAGTCCTCCTGGGACGCGATCGGCGTGCGGACCACCCTGGCGCCGCAGGAGACCACGGCCGTGTTCACCAAGCTGGACCAGAGGCAGGACTACCAGGTGGTGGCGGCGGCCTCCAACCCGAACCAGTTCGGGCTCGACGCCGACCTGATCATGCACTACAACTACGGCCCCGGGAACCTGTGGATGCAGTACACGCGGTGGGCCGGCCACCCGGTCGCCCGGCAGCTGTTCAAGGACATGGACCGCGCGACCCGGGAGCCGGATCCCGCGCGGAAGAAGGCGATCATCCAGGACTACCTCGACGTCGTCGCCGAACAGGCCGTCCTCTACCCCGTCGTCCACAACGAGCTGATGACCGCCTGGGACCCGCGCAGGCTCAGCGGGATAAGGGCCCAGCCGTACCCCGGGATCAACCTCCTCCAGGCCAAGTGGGTCTGA